The genomic region CTTCCTAAGTAGGTTCCATGTGGATGACCTACCCGCAAAGCCGAGTTTAATGCCATCCACTGAGCTAGTGTGAAACTAAAGACATTATAAATCTTACATGTGGTAATAGGTGTATGGAAGTGGTGCCAATCGCTGAGGAGAGCCTTGGTGTAAGGTCAATGGCCATTTTCGTAAGAACGAAGGACCTATCAATGCTACTAGATCCAGGGATTAGCCTATCACCAAATAGGTATGGTTTGCCGCCCCATCCTCGTGAAATAGAGAGGGTTAATGCGCTGAGGAGGGCCCTCGAGAAATACGCTGAGGAAGCCAACTATGTGTTCATTAGTCATTATCATAGGGATCACTTCACGGTACCATACCCAAGCATTTACATGGGGACTAATAATGAGAGTTATAGGAAGATATACAGTGGTAAGGTATTGTTCATGAAATCGCCTGATGACGAGAATTGGAGCCAGAGGAGGCGTTATTACGGGTTGAGAAAGGCCATTGAGGGTATTGTGAAGGACCTGGTATTCGCTGATGGTAAGGAATTCGCTATAGGATCTACGAGGCTCGTAGTATCACGGTCACTGCCGCATGGCGAGGATAACGCGAGGACTGGTAGGGTGATAGCAATTACGATAATAGATGGTGATGAGTCGTTGATGTTCATGCCGGATGTTGAGGGGCCAGTATCGCAATTAGCCGTTGACTACGTAATGAGTATGAAACCACAGATATTAATAGTTGGTGGACCACCCCTGTACCTATCGAGGAGAGGATTCGGTGAGGAATACTTCAGTAATGCCTTAAGAAACCTTACGGCAATCCTAAGGGCTGGTTTCCTTAATAAGTTAGTCATAGCCCACCACACATTGAGGGACTTAAATTGGAGGAATGCGTTAAAGGCGTTATTTGAGGAGGCAGGTAGGTTAGGAATATCAATAACGACATACGCGGGGCTACTTAACCGTGAGGACGAGCTGCTTGAGGCAATGAGGAAGGACTTATACGCGAGGGAGCCACCACCTAAGGATTATCTTGAGCAGTTTAGGAGGGTTAAGGATGAGGGTGAGGATTAGCGAATCCTGACCTTATTAACCTTCTTATTCTGCCATGAATAACGCCTAATCCTCTTCGACCTGCCCCAGCCACAGGCCGCGCAATAGCCTTTAACTGGGTTGTAGGCGTGCCTACCGCATCTTGGGCATCTAATGTGCGTCCAGCCCTTATTCATCTTACCGAAGCTTGGCGTACCCTTTACCATATCGAGTCATGATAATTCCAGTGGTTTTTAACTTTTGCCACTACTGACTTTTTAATCAATAATCGATGCGATGCTTAAGTGCTATAAAGTCATGGTTAATACGTTATAAAATACCAATTGTATGTGGTGATTGAGAAGCAGGATTAATGAATGGTAAGGGTAAGGAATAGGTAAGGAGTGAATTAAGTGAGGTGTAGGTTGAGGTTACGACCTAGTTAAGTCCTAAAGTCTAAATAAGGAGTAAATGTGTAATCCCTTAGTATGGGTAAACTCCCACTTGAGGGTATTGAGGTAATTGATTTAACGCACTCTGCCGCAGGTCCTTTCGCAACGTCAATACTCGGCGACTTAGGTGCCGAGGTTATTAAGGTCGAGTCGCCTGAGGGTGACATGACTAGGACATGGGGCCACGTGATTAGGGATAACGTTAGTACGTATTACCTGGCTATGAATAGGAATAAGCACGTGGTTAGACTTGACCTAAAGAATGTGGATGATAGGAATAGGCTTTATGAGATGGTTAAGAGCGCTGACGTGCTTATTGAGAATTATAGGCCTGGCGTTGCCGAGAGACTCGGCGTTGATTATGGCTCGGTGAGTAAGATCAATCCGAGGATTATTTATGTGTCAATTAAGGGCTTCATGCCCGGCAGTGAGTATGAGGATTACCCTGCCTTTGATGTCGTTATTCAGGGCATGAGTGGTTTAATGAGTGTCACGGGTTGTGAGGATGGGACTTTTGTTAAGGTTGGTGTTCCAATAACTGACATGGTGACTGGCTTCTTCTCGGTAATAGCAATACTATCTGCGCTCAGAATTAGGGATAGGGAGGGTAAGGGCGTTAGGATTACCGTACCAATGCTGGATTCGGCTCTATACGTAATGGGTATACACATCCTTTATTACCTCTTCACGGGCAATGTGCCAAGGCCGTTGGGCACTAAGTATATGAGTGTTGTTGCTCCTTACCAGGGCTTCAGGGCTAGGGATGGTAAGATGTTCATACTCGCCGTGGGTAATGACAGGATATGGAGGAAATTCTGTGAGGTCATTGGTAAGCCTGAATTAGCGGATGATCCTAGGTTTAGGACTAATCCTGACAGGGTTAGGAATCAGGATGAACTTGAGAAGATATTGCAGGAAATATTCCTTACCAAGGATAGGGATTACTGGGTAAACTTATTCCTAAGTAATGGAATACCCGCTGGGCCTGTTTACGACATGGCTGATATAGCAAAAGATCCCTATGTAAGTAAGTACGTATTAACTGAGATAAACCATCCTGAATTAGGCGCTGTAAAGCTTGTTAGGAATCCCATCAGGTTTAATGATGAATCCATAGGCATTAGGCTCCTTGAGTATTAAGTCGTGTTAATGGTCCTCTTCCAAGCATTAATAAGCTCCTCGGGGCATGGTACGGCCCTTAGCTCACCACCCTCATTACTAACGCAGGTGAATACTAGGTAACCCTCGGCAGCATTTTTACCGGATGTCTCATTGATTATCCTAAACCTGTACTTAATCGCCCTAGTCCTCGCCTCATCAAGCCACAACTCAACCACCGCGACATCACCCCTCCTTAACGGTGCCGTGTAGGTTATGAAGAGCTCCCTGCGTGGTGCAATTGAATGATAATGAAGTATACCATTCTCCCTATAAAAATCCTCCTCAGCTCGCTCAACAAGCCTTAGGAATGACGTGAAATGCGCAATACCAGCCGCATCCGTATCGACCCAATAAATATAATATCTAGCCCTAAATGGCATTTCACGATTAGTTAAATGCCATACTTATTAAGTATTAGTTCATGCAGATTAATGTGGATTGCATACCCAAGGACTTAATTAATGAGATAATTAACATGTTTAGAAATGCATATGCAATATATGTATACGGTGGTTCGCTTGATTGCAGCGGTGGCGATATTGATATTGCGGTGTTCATGGAAGAACCACCCAGGGAAATTCCTATGATTGGGAATAATGTGGATTTACAAGTCTTTAAAAGGCCACGTAACACACTATTCTTCGTTTACGTAATTAAGACAGGCCAATTAATATATGGTAATCCATTAGACATTGACATTAATGCATCCATTAGGAATGAGTTGGAGATGGTTGATGAGAGGGAGTTCCTATTCCTCAATAGTGATGATGAGGTTGTGGTATGTAAATCCCTCAAGGAGTTAATGTTTCTCCTCGCCGCAATTAAGTGCGGTATTCATGGATCAAGTAATTGGTATAAAATGGTCAATTGCTTAAGTGGTCTCGGTATAAATGTACCTACTGAATTCAAGCATTGCCTAAACCCGCCAAGCATAGATGTGCTCCGAAACGTTGGTAAGCCTGTGCTGATTAGGATAATTCAGGAACTTAGGGCCATCAGGCAGAGTTATGGGTTATGATCACTCAGTTTTATTAATAATCAATTCCCACTGATTATTAATAAATATTAAATTAGTAATACCTTTAAGTACGTACTTTAGGTATACCTCATGGTTTGGCTACTAGTAAGTATTTCAAGGGATAGGCCAGGTCTACTTAACGACATTACCGGTGTGATTAGGTCTCGGAATTTAAACATAAGAAATATCGTAGGTAATAACTATGCGATTCTCATTGAGGTTGATGGTGAGGTAAATAATGAGTTATTGAATAATGTTAGTAATGTTGATGGGGTTAACACGGTAAATATGGTAAATTTACCGTTTACAATACTTGGATTTATACAGGAGAATTTCATGAGGGCATTGGTTTTCTACGTAATGGAGAGGGAGCCTGAGTTGATCGAGCGTCTTGGTTATGAGTATGGTAAGGAATTAATGAGGTACATATTGAATTCAATGAGGGACTTTAGGGACGCTCTTTACTCCTCATTAAGAATACTCACGGCGCTTGGAGTCATAGCCCTAGTTAACGTGCAATTCATGCCGAATAAGACCGTGATCTCTATAGCGAAGTCCTTCGATGAGGATATTGGGATGCCTATGACAAAGGGAATAATAAGGGGATTATTCGAGGCCGTGGATAATATTAAACGCAGAATTAGTGTTAGTAAGGTGAATCAGGGCACTTATAATTTCATCATAACATGATATAAGGCATGAAATGCTTATAAAGCCTTACATTATCCGTGCTTGATGCCTAGGGTTTTCGATATTGGTAGGGTGTGCGTGAAGGTTGCAGGTAGGGAGGCTGGTAGGAAGTGCGTTATTGTGGATATTAAGGATGAGAACTTCGTAATAATAACGGGGCCTAAGTCCCTAACGGGCGTTAAGAGAAGGGCCGTTAATGTCAAGCACATTGAACCAACGGAGTATAAGATAAACATTAAGAGGGGTGCCAGTGATGAGGAGGTTCTCAAGGCGCTTGAGGAGGCTAACCTGATTGATTATATGAAGCAGGTTATTAAGCCTAAATTGGGCATGGTACCAACGCAGCAGTAATAATCAGCCGGTTCAATTTCTTCATCAATTCAATGCTCGAGGCTCACTCATCACCTAGAACTTAGATACGATTTACTTTTCTCTCATTTTTAAAGGAATTCCTTAACCTCACTCGGGTCCTTTGCATGCTCCACAGCAACCCTCTCGTTTAGTTCCACCCCAAGGCCTGGTCTCCTGGGTGGTGTTATATAGCCCTCCTTTATGATCATGCCCTCCTTAACCATGTCGGGCCACCAGGGCAGGTCAATGGCGTGCCACTCAATGGCTATGAAGTCCCCTATTGTGGCTGCCACGTGGGCATTGGCCATCGTCCCTATTGGGCTTGAGATGTTATGTATAGCCACCGGCACGTAATACTCCTCGGCTAGGTAGGCTATCTTCTTCATTTCAAGTAAACCACCGAGTCTTTGCACATCCGGGTGTATTATGTCCGTAGCCTCCTTCTCAATCAACTCCCTAAACTGCGACAACCTATATAGCTTCTCACCAGTGGCTATGGGCACCGGTGACTTAAGCCTGACCTCCCTCATGGCATCAATATTCTCAGGCGGTACCGGATCCTCAAACCAGAACACATCGTACTTAGCCAGCTCCCTGGCTATGGCTATGGCTGTGGGTACGCTGAATGCCCAATGCCCATCAATCATTATATCAACGTCGTACTTAACGGCATCTCTAACGCCACCTATGAATGACGTAACGAACTTAACAATCCTCATGCCGAAGGTCCTATCGAACTCGGTCTCCATCATTTTCTCCGGCACATCAACATCGAACTTAATGTACCTAAACCCCATGTTCATGGCCTCCCTAGCCCTCCTTATGTAATTCTCGACGTTATAGGCAACCTCGGTACTGGCAAGTTCAACCCACCTCTTACCACCAGTCTCAATAATGCCAGCGCCAGCGTGTAGATCCGCATACACAGCAACCCTATCCCTAACCTTACCACCGAGTAATTCATAAACCGGCAACCCCGTTAACTTACCCTTCAAGTCCCAAAGGGCTGTCTCCAAACCACTAATTGCATTATTAACAATACCCCACTCTGAGTTTGGTATGTGCCTCCTAATGAGCCTAAGCAAGTACTCAATATTAACCTCCTTACCCCGAATTAACTCCTCAGCCCTCCTCAAAACCTCCTTAATGCCTGGACCCCTATGACACTCACCATAACCAACAAGCCCATTACTAAGCTCAACCTTAACAATAGGCCACTCAAAATTCCCCATGACAGTCAAAACCCTAACAGACTTAATAGTTGGCTCGCTCATACCCAACTGTTCATGAATAAATCATTAATAAACATTTCATCAACTGGTAAAGCATTAATAAGTCACTGCGTCTTTAATTAAGTATGGAGGTAAACATCATAGGCTTAATAGATAACACGTACTTAAGGCCGTACGGTTCAACTAGGGAAATAGAGGCCCTAATAGAGGATACGGCTAGATACGGTGCCTACTCAATAACAATAAACCCAGTATTCCTCAGGTACGCCAGGGAGTACATGGCGCGTAAGGGCTATACCTTCAAGGTGGTTGCCGTGGTCGACTTCCCATTTGGCGCTGGCACGACGGGGGCCAGGGTAGACGCAATTAAACGTTACTCGCAGTATGCGGACGAACTTGATATCGTAGCCCCAATAGGCCTTGTTAAGTCTGGGCTTTGGGGTGAGGTTGAGCATGATATAAATACGGTGGTTGAGGCCGCCCATAGGGAGGGTAAGATCATTAAGAT from Vulcanisaeta distributa DSM 14429 harbors:
- a CDS encoding 50S ribosomal protein L37e; protein product: MVKGTPSFGKMNKGWTHIRCPRCGRHAYNPVKGYCAACGWGRSKRIRRYSWQNKKVNKVRIR
- a CDS encoding CaiB/BaiF CoA transferase family protein, with the protein product MGKLPLEGIEVIDLTHSAAGPFATSILGDLGAEVIKVESPEGDMTRTWGHVIRDNVSTYYLAMNRNKHVVRLDLKNVDDRNRLYEMVKSADVLIENYRPGVAERLGVDYGSVSKINPRIIYVSIKGFMPGSEYEDYPAFDVVIQGMSGLMSVTGCEDGTFVKVGVPITDMVTGFFSVIAILSALRIRDREGKGVRITVPMLDSALYVMGIHILYYLFTGNVPRPLGTKYMSVVAPYQGFRARDGKMFILAVGNDRIWRKFCEVIGKPELADDPRFRTNPDRVRNQDELEKILQEIFLTKDRDYWVNLFLSNGIPAGPVYDMADIAKDPYVSKYVLTEINHPELGAVKLVRNPIRFNDESIGIRLLEY
- a CDS encoding acyl-CoA thioesterase yields the protein MPFRARYYIYWVDTDAAGIAHFTSFLRLVERAEEDFYRENGILHYHSIAPRRELFITYTAPLRRGDVAVVELWLDEARTRAIKYRFRIINETSGKNAAEGYLVFTCVSNEGGELRAVPCPEELINAWKRTINTT
- a CDS encoding nucleotidyltransferase domain-containing protein; the protein is MDCIPKDLINEIINMFRNAYAIYVYGGSLDCSGGDIDIAVFMEEPPREIPMIGNNVDLQVFKRPRNTLFFVYVIKTGQLIYGNPLDIDINASIRNELEMVDEREFLFLNSDDEVVVCKSLKELMFLLAAIKCGIHGSSNWYKMVNCLSGLGINVPTEFKHCLNPPSIDVLRNVGKPVLIRIIQELRAIRQSYGL
- a CDS encoding amino acid-binding protein, coding for MVWLLVSISRDRPGLLNDITGVIRSRNLNIRNIVGNNYAILIEVDGEVNNELLNNVSNVDGVNTVNMVNLPFTILGFIQENFMRALVFYVMEREPELIERLGYEYGKELMRYILNSMRDFRDALYSSLRILTALGVIALVNVQFMPNKTVISIAKSFDEDIGMPMTKGIIRGLFEAVDNIKRRISVSKVNQGTYNFIIT
- a CDS encoding 50S ribosomal protein L14e — protein: MPRVFDIGRVCVKVAGREAGRKCVIVDIKDENFVIITGPKSLTGVKRRAVNVKHIEPTEYKINIKRGASDEEVLKALEEANLIDYMKQVIKPKLGMVPTQQ
- a CDS encoding mandelate racemase/muconate lactonizing enzyme family protein → MSEPTIKSVRVLTVMGNFEWPIVKVELSNGLVGYGECHRGPGIKEVLRRAEELIRGKEVNIEYLLRLIRRHIPNSEWGIVNNAISGLETALWDLKGKLTGLPVYELLGGKVRDRVAVYADLHAGAGIIETGGKRWVELASTEVAYNVENYIRRAREAMNMGFRYIKFDVDVPEKMMETEFDRTFGMRIVKFVTSFIGGVRDAVKYDVDIMIDGHWAFSVPTAIAIARELAKYDVFWFEDPVPPENIDAMREVRLKSPVPIATGEKLYRLSQFRELIEKEATDIIHPDVQRLGGLLEMKKIAYLAEEYYVPVAIHNISSPIGTMANAHVAATIGDFIAIEWHAIDLPWWPDMVKEGMIIKEGYITPPRRPGLGVELNERVAVEHAKDPSEVKEFL
- the deoC gene encoding deoxyribose-phosphate aldolase; translation: MEVNIIGLIDNTYLRPYGSTREIEALIEDTARYGAYSITINPVFLRYAREYMARKGYTFKVVAVVDFPFGAGTTGARVDAIKRYSQYADELDIVAPIGLVKSGLWGEVEHDINTVVEAAHREGKIIKIIVEDAYTTREEKLELYRIVMQSGADFIKTSTGFEERDYAEKLGNKTGAQIENVRLMAELSRKYNPRIGIKVAGGVRTYQQVLELMRAAEREPDPMRFRVGTSHMMSIIESMKGIH